One window of Catharus ustulatus isolate bCatUst1 chromosome 3, bCatUst1.pri.v2, whole genome shotgun sequence genomic DNA carries:
- the B3GNT2 gene encoding N-acetyllactosaminide beta-1,3-N-acetylglucosaminyltransferase 2 yields MSVGRRRLKLLGILMMVNIFIYVIVEVSKSGSQDKNAKGRVVIPRSKFWRKYTPHKAYWNKQQQKLELLYNPILSLLSNMTVEENLVSNLSALNSCDPDPLVHSEVSDFANLPDRFKDFLLYLRCRNYSLLMDQPNKCEQKPFLLLAIKSLIPHFDRRQAIRESWGKEIKSGDMIVRRVFLLGQTPPEDNFPDLSHMIKFESDTHQDILLWNYRDTFFNLTLKEVLFLKWVSSSCANAQFIFKGDDDVFVNTNQILDYLKSLSKEKAKDLFIGDVIKDAGPHREKKLKYYIPESVYEGSYPPYAGGGGFLYSGDLALRLNNASEQVLLYPIDDVYTGMCLQKLGLAPEKHKGFKTFDIEEKYRNNICSYTNLMLVHSRKPQEMIRIWTRLQDPHLNC; encoded by the coding sequence ATGAGTGTTGGACGCAGAAGATTAAAGCTGCTGGGAATTCTGATGATggtaaacatttttatttatgtgatTGTGGAAGTCTCGAAGAGCGGCAGCCAAGACAAGAATGCAAAAGGCCGTGTTGTTATACCACGTAGCAAATTCTGGAGGAAATACACTCCTCACAAAGCTTATTGGaacaaacagcaacagaaaCTTGAGCTGCTGTACAATCCTATTCTGTCCTTGCTTTCCAATATGACTGTGGAAGAGAACTTAGTTTCTAACCTAAGTGCTCTCAATTCCTGTGACCCTGACCCCTTGGTGCACTCAGAGGTTAGTGACTTTGCAAACTTGCCAGACAGATTCAAAGACTTCCTCCTCTATTTGAGGTGTAGAAATTACTCATTGCTAATGGATCAGCCAAACAAGTGTGAACAGAAACCTTTCTTGCTGCTGGCTATTAAGTCACTTATACCCCATTTTGATAGAAGGCAAGCAATTAGGGAATCCTGGggcaaggaaataaaatcagggGATATGATAGTCAGAAGGGTCTTCTTACTTGGGCAGACCCCACCAGAGGATAATTTTCCTGACCTTTCACACATGATTAAGTTTGAGAGTGATACCCACCAAGACATTCTCCTCTGGAACTACAGAGACACTTTCTTCAATCTGACTCTGAAAGAGGTGCTGTTTCTGAAGtgggtcagcagcagctgcgCAAATGcccagtttatttttaagggTGATGATGATGTTTTTGTGAATACCAATCAGATCCTGGATTACTTGAAGAGTTTATCAAAGGAAAAAGCCAAAGACTTATTTATAGGTGACGTGATCAAAGATGCTGGACctcacagagagaaaaaattgaagTACTACATCCCAGAAAGTGTTTATGAAGGTTCATATCCCCCGTACGCAGGAGGCGGCGGGTTCCTGTACTCTGGTGATCTGGCACTAAGACTGAACAATGCATCTGAGCAGGTACTCCTCTACCCTATTGATGATGTTTATACTGGAATGTGCCTTCAGAAGCTTGGGCTAGctccagaaaaacacaaaggcTTCAAAACGTTTGATATcgaagagaaatacagaaataacatCTGTTCCTACACAAACTTAATGTTAGTGCATAGTAGAAAACCTCAAGAAATGATTAGGATTTGGACACGCTTGCAAGATCCACACTTAAATTGTTAA